Part of the Xenopus tropicalis strain Nigerian chromosome 3, UCB_Xtro_10.0, whole genome shotgun sequence genome, CCCTACCTGTTCCAACGCCCACCCTGCAGCACAATTTGTTACGCAGTGTTGCTTTGTCACTGGGAAGTATAAGTGCGTAAGTACGAGGCGTTACACCCCGGCAATGCAGTCATATAATCTGACAATAAGCAGAGCACTGTGGCGCGTGCCAAAAGAATTACTGGTATTATGGGAACTGGCGTAAGGAGCAATTTGTGTGCTTTATGGCTATGGAAATTCATCCAGTTTGCAGAATGCCAACTATTTACCCCTTTTCCTGGGCAATTCAAGGACAATAACCCCCACATGGGTACCACAGCATCTCACATGGGAAACCTTCCTATTCAACCAGCCGCTTTCATTCTATCCACACAGAACATCCCATGGAAGCAGAACACACCTGCCCTCTAGTGGTTAATGTTTCTTACCATTAAAAAAGGAACTTCACTGATCTCTAGTGGTCAAAAGTTTCAACTGACTGAAAACGCAACTTTAACTTTTACCCCACTATATGTGATTAAAGGcacttgcccaggagcagtaacccatagcaaccaataagatgtttgctttttaacaggttaccagcaaatgcttcctgctgattggttgctatgggttactgcttctggtcaAACTTTACTTACTTAACTCCGTTAGTATGTTACACAAAGGCCTATTctgaacaacttttcaattggttgcCATTGTTCTTTGTTTTTGAATAATTAGCTTTCCTAATCTCTCTCTTTCCAGAGAAAATGCCATCGGGTATTTACGTTTACTGACCCCAAACACCAAACCTTGACAGTGAGAATATTGAATTCATCCTTTTGTGGTGCTGCTGCCTAGTTGCTACAGTACTCaaaccctagcagccagatagaaGTCTACATTCCAAGTCTGAGAGATGTTTAACTACAGAAAGCACAACTAATGCAGTTGACCTGGGCTCATATTTAGGTTGATGATGAATGTGCGTCTATAGGGATAAACAAAGCAATGTGCATCACACATGATAAAGACATTAGAGAATATACACAATGCACAGAATGCCTGTAAATATgcacatgtatttatatagcagtgTACATAAGGGATAGAGCTCTCTAATCAAAGAATGGTCCATTTCTATAACAAAGGTGGAATGCGCAGAACGGAGAGAATTGTTAGCAGCTGTAATATTCCTATCATCTCCCCCCTGCCAGGACACATCTGAATCGTATTAATGTATAGAATGCACACCCTGCATATTACTGAAGTCCAGCCGTGCACAGAGCACACAATTAGCATCCTACATGCACCCCACTGTGCCCACAGCATGCCTCTAGCATTCAACAACCCCCAGCCCCCTTACATTCAGGCATTTTGCAGAGTGCTCACTTTGTCTTACAGTAACAACCACCCCCTACAGATGAAGCTGGGTTTGGCCAATATCGGCTCTACAGATCAGAGACAAGCCGCTGTAAGCAGTGGAGCAACTACAAATTACTGTGCccacagaaaaaacattttatgacCCTCTAAACACTGAGAATAAGGTAATTCTCATAGGCATATATTCTAACTGTCCCACTGAGCCCCCTATACCTCCCTAAACCCCCAACAGTTGTTGGGCCTGATTGTCTTATAGTTACACCCGTGACTGTAAGAGTAcagtatgcagggtcggactggggtgtattgagcccactggggctgccaccttgaggcctcccaccccagtcacaagctCCTACTTGAGTCCAacccagtcccacccactgcttaccACAATTCATCTCTGCGgctctgatggggggggggggagaagcacCGGCACCACCGCTACTGCTGGTGGAGGGAGTGGGCTTGGGTCGCCAGGGGCCATGGGGCCAACTAGGTTTTTTtccaagtccgaccctggcagCATGTTAGGCTAGGAGCAAATGGGCATTCAGTGCACCATAATAATCTTCACTTGGTTGCTCTAAAGAACAAtagtctgattttttttaaccatagcCCTCATTCACAATACCCCACGCAGTGTAAAAAGTGCAGTAAGTAtacaaaaaaacaccaaaataaactTGGGTGAAAGGGAAAGGGGACGTTGACACAGGGTCATAGAAGGAACTTGAATAAATCCTGGTGTTCTCTGGGCTTGCTGGACACTGGTGGGGGGGGCTCAGCAGGGTGTTCTGGTGGAAGCGGGTTGGTGGGGGCCCTAGAGATTTGGTTCTCCAGTGGGCACCAGGTACCCTCAATACAACACTGGGTTGGCTGAAGGAGTGGGCGGAATTcccatcataataataatatgtagttGGTTTctggtacattatttatttggcTCAGATAATTTTGGGACTGTGGAGAGGTTGATATTGGCATCTAGAAAGTGATTATCTATGTATATGATTTCCAAATGGtattttaatgttatattttgtCATAAAAAGGGTGCTCTCTCATTACGAGTTAAATTActccttaaaggtggccatacacgtggcgatctgacgatgtttcgtgcgaccatgggtcgcacgaaacatcgtcagatccgccacacaccgtcagggctgaaacagcagataaggaggtagaaacaataggatttctacctccttctgccgattcagccctgacggcagattttggtcaggcgtcttctatggcgcctgatcaaaattttctaacctggccgatcggcgagtcgtccgatatcagcagcttcctgcgactcgccgacatgccatacacgcaccgaatatcgtacgaaacgaggtttcgtacgatagtatcggtgcgtgtatgcccagctttatatAGGCTTTTAAATCCTGCTTAATAAACAAACGTACCCCTCCCCCTTTTCTATTTACCATGTCCCTCTAAAACAAAGTATATTCCCCTATATTTACTggccagtcatgtgactcattcagccatgtttcagcaatgccaattaCATGCTCCAGCGCCAGTGCCTCCttctctcccattttaccagtcaggcttctctcatttattaacatacatttaatactggtacaagcttgtatattttgtatatacaacCTGTGGTCCTACCTGCCATTTTTGGTACCCCCACCTAGTCTCCAgtcccattttcccttactatgcccactacctcatctaaccTATCTTCCATAGAATTACTTGCTGCCCATCCCCCACATGCCTAGTTTAAACCCCCCACCCTGGCCCTctaaccattctctcccccaaagcagctgcacctTCACCACTGAGGTTCAGCCCATCCCTgacaaagagcctgtagccaattGATAAATTAGCCAGCCCAGAaacctcctccctgcaccaatctttCAGCCACACATGAATCTTTATAATATTAACATTGCtggtggcacaggtaatatcagCACTGGTAgtaattaccttggaagtcctcgcccatAATGTTTTGTCTAGTAGTAAGTAGCTTTGGTGCCATTGTGTACCATGACCGCTGGATCTTTCCCAGCCcctatctataatctatccactcgttccaccacattccaaccctagcaccaggcaagcaacagaCAGTTTAGCATGTGGGGGGCTTCCAACAGATTACCCCATCAATCTTACTAATAGTTTTTAGTTTCTAACGCCTTATGGTTTATAACACCTGCTTAACATTTAATTCACACGCAACATTCACTGTGCTATGTGTAACTTTGAAAACCCTCGAGagacatatgtataaataagcattatttattattaataattatcttgataagcattatttattattattaattatcttCCAGTATATGTAGGAGTTTCTTCTTGGATCTCCGCTCAAACGCTGATCACACTTTAGTGTTGGTCCTCTATCCTGGTCCCACCTCCCAAACCCATCTTGTCTCTGTATTTGATCTTCTGTGCAGCAGATACAGATTTCACAAGAAAAAGGAAGAGGACCCACTTGTCTGCTTTCTGGTAAAATCTCTATTGTCCAGATTGTTTTGTCTATAGTGCAGGATTTTTAACTGAGATTCCGCGCACTGTCAGGTCTTCTATAGTATATGTAGGGGCTTCAATTTTAGCCTAGAATTTATAAAATCAGAAATATTTTAGACTTAAAATATAGAAATCTAATAGCATTGAACATAAGATTTCCATTTTGCACACAAAGTAGCATTTCCAAACCTCATAGAAATCTTGTTTATGAGAAATAAAGTATTACTTAGTTATGGGTTGGGCTTTATAACTATTATCTATTGCCCAGGCTAAGCTGAGTGCCTTAATATTTCTCCTTTATGAGCCCCTTTGTGTCTGTCAATGTAAATGTGTATCTCAACAATGTTGGAGAATAATAATCTGTGAAGAGATAGGGAAGCTGTGATTGTGTGAGTTTCCTAGGGCTCGTACCTGTTTATATATCAGCTCAAATCCTCCTACGTCACAGTTAGGGTCATTCTTGTAGTCAATCACCACTCGGAGTAAGTCCTCTAGCAAGGGTGGAACAAGAATGTCCATCACTGATGTGTCTTGCTTTATATCAGGTTTGGAATTGATCTCAAGTAGCCAGGGCTGGAAGTTTTCTCCAAACATAAAATCTGCACCAAAAAGGTCAAAGCTGTTCTTTCTATAGTCTGTTTTATCCTGGGAAACCTGCATAGCATGAATGAGGGCTTTCTTCATCCCTGGTATAATCACTGAGTCCCAGACATGCTCTTTTCCGATTTTACGAAGGTACGCCTTGAATTCGTCACTGTGCCACATGTTCTCTTCAGGCAGGTCAGGGTGACGATTTGGCGCATTCTCTAATTCCCTTTGTATAGCATTGTTACACACATGGATGGCGCTGGAGAGACAAAAACAATGACAACAATCAAACAATGAGCCTCAGGGGGTACAAAGCACTCAGTAACATACAAACATCATcactacataataaataaatagaatgcaaGACATTGCACCATCTACATACCGGTCTAATTTCTCCAGTGTGAAGGGCTGTGATGAGAAACGGATGAAACTGTCCTTGTAGAACCAGATGGTTAAGGGGTTCCAGTCCGTTATTAGAAAATGTTGACGGAGATCAATTTTGGCCTCATGTATAAGAAGTGGCCTCTCAACATACTTTTGTGCTACCCATCTCTCACTTAATATGACTTCAGGATCACTATCCACTAAACCAAGTATGTGTTCCATGCGATTTTCGCAGtatatacctgtaataacatGTAAAGCAAAAATCAATCTTCGCATAAATCATTTCACCGTTCTATGATTTCATAACTAATGAAATGTCAGCAATAAAATCAGACATGCATTAGACTAACAGTTATGGTAGCCACTTCACTCCTTTAACACCATACTAACCCTACATACTGCACAGCTAATTAGGAATAGCTTAACTATGGAGATGTCCATCACCCTTGTAAGGCCAACGCAACATGTGTAAAAAATACAGAGTGGGCGGAATGAAGGGCAGGGCCATCATACATGTTCAGGGCTtccatcagaaactttggagccctgtacaagttatttatatggggccatCAATGAGCATAAGTGCAGTACTAAGTGCAGTGACTAAGTCAGTCAGCTCATTGGGGAAAGTAgaatttattttaagttttttaattcattggtggtcggTGGAGTTTGCCCCTTCCTGCCCCTGTTATGCTTCTCTGCGCTATCATTGTGTGCTATGTATGTTATGCAAGCTTCTATGTAAGTTCAGTAATTTGGATGCAAATTGGGGCAGTTTTTGCTGAGGTTATGCACAGGGCCCAGCACATCAGCCCCCCTTCTCCCCCTGATGGCCCCCCGTATGTCACATAAGTAAATGCCTGGGCAGAACGTTAGTGTTTTGATTCATCATTTGGCGCATAATAAAAAAGCTCTCATCAGTGAGTTGATATTTTTTTCACCTACATATCACATAAATTCCCATTTTGCAGATTCTCTTACCTCTTCCTCTGGAACTAGCGCCTGGTTTTAAGATCCAGATGTTTTTTTCTCCGTCAATATCCAGCTGTGGGGTCACTGGCTCCAGCTTACGTAAAATACTGCGGCAGTGTTCTACATACATCTCAGAATTCTGTATGTGAGCGCCGTCACTGTAACAATACAAGGCAGGGTTGGGAGGGAGTTATAATTAATACTCGGCACTCTATTAGAGTATATTTTTCATGGagagtattataatatatatatatcaatgcatCTTTTATCTACAACTAATCTCTCTTCTATGTGCTCTGTATGAGACCTAATAAGCTACATTCCGTCTAGTTTGTCCCTTGATTAAATGCTCTGCAATGCAGCAAGGAACCTGTATTTTGTATCACATCTCACTGGCTTTATTATCTCTTCTAGACACTATAATACTAAATTATTGCTAGGAAATCATTTGTTCACAATCCCAGTGTCATTGTTTTCCTACAACAAATTTCTATTTAAATCTAAATTCCCATGAATGGTTCCATCTGACATTACTTACTGTACAACTTTATAGTAGTCAGGTAGAAATGCTTTCCAACGGGCAGCCACCTGAGCTTCTACGGGCTCTAAGTCACCGTCTATGTTTTTATGTTCCAGTGTGTCGAGATGCATCTTGCATGCCAGAAGGGCTGTTACTATAATATCATTTGGAACAGTTCTTTCATGGCCAGGATCGCTCATCTTAGCATCTGCAGAAAAGAATATAAGAGGAGGTGATCAATAAGAAGGGAGAACAATAAATGGAATCGGTTGGAAAACCATATTCCAAGTATAATCTTACACTATGAATAGAGTAAGGTGTTACGGTATTATTATAATGTATTGTATTAATTCTAGAAGTAACTATCAAGTTCTGTGACCAGTGCTGCAGCAGATATTACCCAGAGGCGCTGCTCTTCCCTTACCTGGCAGGGAGACAGAAGtgctctttctctttcttctgaTTCTCAAAAACCATTTACGGACACGAGTGGCAGTCCTGCTTACGCCATCTAAAGAAAGATCTTTGTTAGAATATAATTAACCAGGAGATGagcctaaaggtgaccatacaccgAGAGATCCACTTGTATGACAAGGTCatcaaatgagtagatctttccctgatatgcccaccttgaggtagtGACATTGAattaatctgattgtttggcctaaGGCCTAATGACTAAATCATATTGCGGGATGAAGCCGttggggtgaggaccacatcaataagttATTGTGCTCCTCCCCCAGCAggattttaaacctgcccaattaataTCTGGCCAGTTATTGGTTGGATAGGCCCATCTgagagccccatacatgggccaataagctgccgtaTCTGTTACCAATGCAGCTGCAGATATTACCCACAGGCCCTGCTTTTCCCTTACCTGTCAGGCACATAGCAGTGCTTGCTTCCTTTTCACTCTCTTCGGGAATAACCTCTTCATCTCTCAAAGATTTCCCATTGACTCTCAAAACCCATTTCAGGATACTACGAGCAGCAGTCAATCTGTAGTCATCTAAATAAAGGCAAGGTCTTTGTTAGAATATGCTGTTTAACCCTGAGATGAGACTAACTGTAACTGTCAGTACAAACAGGGCCAATTTTATTTTCTAAGGAGAGGTGGCACTTTGTACTGTATTTCTAAGCAGGCAATACCTTGGATTTATTTTCCTTTGCATTAAAGTACAAAGGCACAGCTCAGTAGCTGTAATCAGGTCAGAATCaaacacaatgcactgacatgggccttacacaccaatattacttttattaaaaaaatacatttgttgtttcaagaataacatCATACTACTCTGGTTACAAAAGGT contains:
- the LOC116409788 gene encoding tubulin monoglycylase TTLL3-like, translating into MYVEHCRSILRKLEPVTPQLDIDGEKNIWILKPGASSRGRGIYCENRMEHILGLVDSDPEVILSERWVAQKYVERPLLIHEAKIDLRQHFLITDWNPLTIWFYKDSFIRFSSQPFTLEKLDRAIHVCNNAIQRELENAPNRHPDLPEENMWHSDEFKAYLRKIGKEHVWDSVIIPGMKKALIHAMQVSQDKTDYRKNSFDLFGADFMFGENFQPWLLEINSKPDIKQDTSVMDILVPPLLEDLLRVVIDYKNDPNCDVGGFELIYKQAKIEAPTYTIEDLTVRGISVKNPAL